The Carnobacterium mobile DSM 4848 genome includes a window with the following:
- a CDS encoding aldose epimerase family protein, whose amino-acid sequence MKRSKRLFGEVDGRPVYEYTLENSRGMQLSIMDYGAAVTAIKTPDKKGNIQNIVLGFDSVAPYVVYRPFYGATIGRVAGRIAAGKVVLEGKEVQLMVNEGKNHHHGGIPAFESRFWEVDEAATEETLVFTYLSPDGENGYPGNLTVQVKHSLTEENEWKIHYTATTDKTTLFNPTNHVYFNLSGDHTKGVLNHMLQLESDQYAPLKEDSIPTGSLLEVEGTPFDFREPAPLKKGVESDHPQTVANRGYDHPFVLRQSADHPAGQLVDPESGRRIRFYTDRESVVVYLNNWVEGAYEIEGRKVQPYSGIALETQMLPDAIHHPNFGETILKPDETFYSETTYQFDTL is encoded by the coding sequence ATGAAAAGGAGTAAACGCCTTTTTGGAGAAGTAGACGGCAGACCAGTTTATGAATATACGTTGGAAAACAGTCGCGGCATGCAACTATCTATTATGGATTATGGTGCAGCCGTAACAGCGATCAAAACGCCGGATAAAAAGGGAAACATTCAGAATATCGTTTTAGGATTTGATAGTGTCGCACCTTACGTTGTTTATCGGCCGTTCTATGGAGCGACAATTGGACGAGTGGCGGGACGCATCGCCGCAGGAAAAGTTGTTCTCGAAGGCAAAGAAGTTCAATTGATGGTCAATGAAGGAAAAAACCATCATCATGGCGGTATCCCTGCATTTGAGTCACGCTTTTGGGAAGTGGACGAAGCAGCTACTGAAGAAACATTAGTTTTTACTTATCTAAGCCCAGATGGAGAAAATGGATACCCCGGGAATTTAACTGTTCAAGTAAAACACAGTTTGACCGAAGAAAATGAATGGAAAATCCATTATACGGCTACAACGGATAAAACAACTTTGTTTAATCCGACCAATCATGTCTATTTTAATTTAAGCGGAGATCACACAAAGGGAGTGCTGAATCATATGCTGCAATTAGAGAGTGATCAGTATGCACCTTTGAAAGAAGACTCTATTCCAACAGGCAGTTTACTGGAAGTGGAAGGTACACCGTTTGATTTTAGAGAACCTGCACCATTGAAAAAAGGTGTAGAAAGCGATCATCCGCAGACAGTAGCAAATAGAGGCTATGACCATCCGTTTGTTTTGCGGCAGTCGGCTGATCATCCGGCTGGTCAGTTGGTTGATCCTGAAAGCGGGCGACGGATACGATTCTATACAGATCGTGAATCAGTAGTAGTCTATTTAAATAATTGGGTAGAGGGCGCTTATGAAATTGAAGGCCGTAAAGTTCAGCCTTACTCAGGAATAGCTTTAGAAACTCAAATGTTGCCAGATGCGATTCACCATCCTAACTTTGGCGAAACAATTTTAAAACCTGATGAAACATTCTATTCAGAAACAACGTATCAATTTGATACTCTTTAA
- the galT gene encoding UDP-glucose--hexose-1-phosphate uridylyltransferase, with amino-acid sequence MAKRENIDQLITDFIEIGIQQREIDPLDKNLKTNQLLYLLGKEDFISDLSVSLLLPEPLAVLDQLVDYAVNEGVIEDFPATREILEAEIMNLITPLTSEVNRQFWSRYASSPKQATDYFYHLSQANDYIKTRQIAKNTHFEYASPFGPLEITINLSKPEKDPKQIALAKQTSNAGYPTCLLCMENEGYAGRIDYPARSNHRIVRMPLNDENWGLQYSPYAYYNEHCIFLSAEHKPMKLEKATFEKILGIVEQFPHYFVGSNADLPIVGGSILSHDHYQGGRHTFAMERAEVNYSFSLEGFSSVQAGILNWPMSVIRLKSQDKADLIDAATLVLEQWRDYSDEEAGILSHTKEVPHNTITPIARRSGEDFEIDLVLRNNRTSSEFPDGIYHPHPDVQHIKKENIGLIEVMGLAILPPRLQAELQEVELYLRDEPNKIAAYHQEWADQLKEKATFDAAMDVHHFVMEAVGEVFLRVLEDAGVYKQTVAGQVAFKKFIQTLSH; translated from the coding sequence ATGGCTAAACGAGAAAACATCGATCAATTAATTACTGATTTTATTGAGATAGGAATACAACAAAGAGAGATCGATCCACTAGACAAAAATCTAAAAACGAATCAATTATTGTATCTACTTGGAAAAGAAGATTTTATTTCTGATTTATCTGTTTCCCTGCTTTTACCAGAACCTCTAGCAGTCCTAGATCAATTGGTTGACTATGCAGTAAATGAAGGTGTGATCGAAGATTTTCCAGCTACACGTGAGATACTAGAAGCCGAAATCATGAATTTGATTACTCCATTAACTTCTGAAGTAAATCGGCAGTTTTGGTCGCGATATGCTAGCAGCCCAAAACAAGCAACGGATTATTTTTACCATTTGAGCCAAGCGAATGATTATATCAAAACACGTCAAATCGCTAAAAATACTCACTTCGAATACGCCAGTCCGTTTGGACCACTAGAAATTACGATCAATTTATCTAAACCAGAAAAAGACCCTAAACAAATAGCGTTGGCTAAACAAACAAGCAATGCTGGGTACCCGACTTGTCTGCTTTGCATGGAAAATGAGGGATATGCTGGACGCATCGATTATCCAGCAAGAAGCAATCATCGAATCGTACGGATGCCGCTAAATGATGAAAATTGGGGTCTGCAATATTCCCCATATGCTTATTATAATGAGCATTGTATCTTTTTATCTGCAGAACATAAACCGATGAAACTAGAAAAAGCAACATTTGAAAAAATTCTAGGGATCGTTGAACAATTCCCTCATTATTTTGTCGGATCCAATGCAGATTTGCCGATCGTCGGCGGTTCCATTTTGTCTCATGATCATTATCAAGGCGGGCGGCACACGTTTGCGATGGAGAGAGCAGAAGTTAACTACTCGTTTTCATTAGAAGGTTTTTCGTCAGTTCAAGCAGGAATACTGAACTGGCCCATGTCGGTCATTCGCTTGAAGAGTCAAGATAAAGCAGATTTAATTGATGCAGCGACGCTGGTCTTAGAACAATGGCGAGATTATTCTGATGAAGAGGCCGGTATTTTATCGCATACAAAAGAAGTTCCGCATAATACGATCACACCGATTGCGCGTCGTAGCGGAGAGGACTTTGAAATAGATTTAGTATTGCGAAATAATCGAACATCGTCAGAATTTCCAGATGGTATTTATCATCCTCATCCTGATGTGCAGCATATCAAAAAAGAAAATATTGGATTGATTGAAGTGATGGGCCTGGCGATTCTGCCTCCGCGTCTGCAAGCCGAATTGCAAGAAGTTGAACTCTATTTAAGGGATGAACCCAATAAAATAGCCGCTTACCACCAAGAATGGGCTGATCAATTGAAAGAAAAAGCAACTTTTGATGCTGCTATGGATGTCCATCACTTTGTAATGGAAGCTGTCGGTGAAGTGTTTTTACGTGTTTTAGAAGATGCTGGGGTTTACAAACAAACGGTTGCAGGACAAGTTGCTTTCAAGAAATTTATTCAAACTTTATCCCATTGA
- the galE gene encoding UDP-glucose 4-epimerase GalE → MAVLVLGGAGYIGSHAVDQLVDRGYQVVVVDNLQTGHQESIPENVHFYEGDIRDKAFLSQVFEKETIEGVMHFAANSQVGESMREPLLYFNNNVQGTQVTLEVMQQYGVKNIVFSSSAATYGEPTEIPIMETAETHPESPYGETKLMMEKMLKWCDQAYGMRFVALRYFNVAGAKWNGSIGEDHDPETHLVPLILQTALGQREELAIFGDDYATPDGTCIRDYVHVVDLIDAHILALEYLKAGNESNIFNLGSSTGFSVKEMVETARQVTGKEIPAKVEPRRAGDPSTLIASSKKAQTILGWNPKFPDVKDIISSAWQWHESHPTGYQTKK, encoded by the coding sequence ATGGCAGTTTTAGTATTAGGAGGAGCTGGCTATATCGGTTCTCATGCAGTTGATCAATTAGTAGATAGAGGATATCAAGTGGTGGTAGTGGATAACCTGCAAACTGGACACCAAGAGTCTATTCCTGAGAATGTTCATTTTTATGAAGGGGATATTCGGGATAAAGCTTTTTTAAGCCAAGTTTTTGAGAAAGAAACGATTGAAGGAGTTATGCATTTTGCTGCAAATTCGCAGGTAGGAGAATCGATGAGAGAACCTTTGCTTTATTTTAATAATAATGTACAAGGTACGCAAGTTACACTAGAAGTGATGCAGCAGTACGGCGTGAAAAACATTGTTTTTTCTTCTTCTGCAGCAACGTACGGCGAACCAACAGAGATTCCAATTATGGAAACAGCAGAAACGCATCCCGAAAGTCCTTACGGAGAGACAAAACTAATGATGGAAAAAATGTTGAAATGGTGTGATCAAGCATACGGCATGCGGTTCGTCGCACTACGTTATTTCAACGTTGCTGGAGCAAAATGGAACGGCAGTATTGGCGAAGATCATGATCCGGAAACGCATTTAGTTCCACTTATTTTACAGACTGCTTTGGGGCAACGTGAAGAATTAGCCATTTTTGGAGATGATTATGCTACTCCAGATGGCACTTGCATTCGCGATTATGTTCATGTAGTTGATTTGATCGATGCACATATTTTAGCTTTGGAATATTTAAAGGCTGGTAATGAGAGTAATATTTTTAATCTAGGAAGCAGTACCGGTTTTTCAGTCAAAGAAATGGTGGAGACTGCACGGCAAGTAACTGGAAAAGAAATTCCGGCAAAAGTTGAACCTAGGCGCGCAGGAGACCCAAGCACATTGATTGCATCCAGCAAAAAGGCCCAAACCATTTTAGGTTGGAATCCTAAATTTCCAGATGTAAAAGACATCATCAGTTCTGCATGGCAATGGCATGAATCGCATCCGACGGGATATCAAACGAAAAAATAA
- a CDS encoding galactokinase: MELNELKEKFVELFGHKELKAFFAPGRINLIGEHTDYNGGNVFPCAITLGTLGVAARREDTQINLYSENFSELGVISFDLEDLAYRDEDKWTNYPKGMIKYLKEAGYPISSGMDVALYGNIPNGAGLSSSASLELLMGVMLEDLFDLPVSRLDLIQTGKRVENEFIGVNSGIMDQFAVGMGKKDTAILLDCNTLEYELVPVELGAHKIVIMNTKKRRELATSNYNSRRNECEQALEELQKFIAAPSLGALDEAEFETYQDQLSNQIIKKRARHAVTENQRTIKAAKALKEGDLKQFGSLMNASHVSLRDDYEVTGVELDTLVQAAWDQPGVIGARMTGAGFGGCAIAIVADDQIDSFIQQVGKTYETEIGYPAEFYIASIGDGAKAVKEA; the protein is encoded by the coding sequence ATGGAATTGAACGAGTTGAAAGAAAAATTTGTAGAACTTTTTGGCCACAAAGAATTGAAAGCGTTTTTCGCTCCGGGCCGAATCAATCTTATCGGAGAACATACAGATTACAATGGCGGGAATGTTTTTCCTTGTGCTATCACACTAGGCACATTAGGAGTAGCTGCTAGAAGAGAGGATACTCAAATCAACTTGTACTCAGAAAATTTTTCGGAATTAGGGGTCATTTCATTTGATCTTGAAGACTTAGCTTATCGTGACGAGGATAAATGGACCAATTATCCTAAAGGAATGATAAAGTACCTAAAAGAAGCTGGTTACCCGATTTCATCAGGAATGGATGTAGCGCTTTATGGAAATATTCCTAATGGAGCTGGTTTATCTTCATCGGCTTCGCTTGAATTGTTAATGGGCGTAATGCTAGAAGACTTGTTTGACTTACCGGTTTCTCGTCTAGATTTGATCCAAACAGGTAAAAGAGTAGAAAATGAATTTATTGGAGTCAATTCTGGCATCATGGATCAATTTGCAGTCGGAATGGGGAAAAAGGACACCGCTATTTTGTTAGACTGCAATACATTGGAATACGAACTAGTCCCAGTTGAATTAGGTGCCCACAAAATCGTCATCATGAATACAAAAAAACGACGTGAATTAGCAACTTCTAATTATAATTCACGCCGCAATGAGTGTGAACAAGCTTTAGAAGAGCTGCAGAAATTTATTGCTGCCCCATCGCTGGGAGCATTAGATGAAGCTGAATTTGAAACCTATCAAGATCAATTATCCAATCAAATCATCAAAAAACGTGCACGCCATGCAGTCACAGAAAATCAACGGACAATCAAAGCGGCTAAAGCATTAAAAGAAGGGGATTTAAAGCAATTTGGGTCATTAATGAATGCGTCTCATGTTTCATTGCGGGATGATTATGAAGTGACGGGAGTAGAATTGGATACGTTAGTTCAAGCAGCTTGGGATCAGCCAGGTGTTATCGGAGCCAGAATGACCGGAGCTGGATTTGGTGGATGTGCCATTGCGATTGTTGCTGATGATCAAATTGATTCGTTTATTCAACAAGTTGGAAAAACATATGAAACGGAAATTGGTTATCCAGCGGAATTTTATATTGCTAGTATCGGCGACGGAGCAAAAGCGGTAAAGGAGGCGTAA
- a CDS encoding CAP domain-containing protein, translating to MKRFFSSIVLIIIAVIVGFWLSSANVLEGTKIGEILSAIVTRIPAPALNEAQIETNNLLTDSSSTSSSAAQSIDDTTASIDYQLIESQILESLNHLRREKNLPELKINEQLQKASRKRAQETKELFSHTRPDGSDTFTVLTEPEYHYTYQLAGENIGMATYYLDEKGMAELLFNGWKESPGHYENMVRKEFTEVGIGVYYDGETLYAAQLFGTPMPKR from the coding sequence ATGAAACGTTTTTTTTCTTCTATCGTATTGATCATTATAGCTGTTATAGTAGGCTTTTGGCTAAGTAGTGCCAATGTATTAGAAGGCACAAAAATTGGAGAGATCCTTTCAGCCATTGTCACAAGGATTCCTGCTCCAGCACTTAATGAAGCTCAGATCGAAACGAATAACCTCTTAACGGATTCCAGTTCCACATCTTCATCTGCTGCTCAAAGCATTGATGACACAACGGCATCGATTGATTACCAATTGATTGAAAGTCAAATCTTGGAATCGTTAAATCATTTGCGTCGAGAAAAGAATTTACCAGAATTGAAAATAAATGAACAACTCCAAAAAGCTAGTCGAAAAAGAGCTCAAGAAACAAAAGAATTATTCTCGCATACTCGCCCGGATGGCAGTGATACCTTTACTGTTTTAACAGAACCTGAATACCACTATACCTATCAATTAGCAGGTGAAAATATCGGGATGGCTACCTATTACTTAGATGAAAAAGGAATGGCTGAACTGTTATTTAACGGTTGGAAAGAAAGCCCAGGGCATTATGAAAATATGGTTCGCAAAGAGTTTACAGAAGTTGGGATCGGCGTATATTACGATGGAGAAACCCTATATGCTGCACAATTATTTGGTACACCTATGCCAAAGCGATAA
- the pepF gene encoding oligoendopeptidase F: MAQEKLKNRADVPKKLTWDLTALYETKEDFEKAVEKTKAAVAKFCKDYEKHLTDAATITAALKDYEKIMQAVSSINHYAFLPEATDLTNPANTELSRSVNNLLAEMEAKLAFFDSALMANDTALLNQVAEVEPAFAPYVRHLKEKKRVQLDPAVEKALAQLGPVLSAPESIYEQARLADMDFGTFSVNDKEYPLSFVLYEDYYMYHADTAVRRAAFDKFSAVLADYQNVVAETYYTQLQKEKTLATMRGFDSIFDYLLFDQEVERDLYNRQIDTIMKDLAPVMQKYITHIKEVNGLDKMTYADLKIDLDPDYAIEVTVEKSKELVADALSVLGQDYVDRILKAYPERWVDFAQNKGKSTGGFCTSPYGKHPYILMSWTNQLSDVYTLIHEFGHAGQGLLSAEANSILGENPSLYLIEAPSTFNELLLTDLLKRQSKDERMERFALTNMLTNTYFHNFITHLLEAAYQREVYQLIDDGKGFDAAKLSEIKRSVLTQFWGDAVEINPGAELTWMRQSHYYMGLYSYTYSAGLTIATQAFLRIKEEGQPAVEQWLTFLASGDQFKPAEAAQLAGVDITTSQPLNDTIAYLNESVDRIIDLSKKIN, translated from the coding sequence ATGGCGCAAGAAAAATTAAAAAATCGGGCAGATGTACCTAAGAAATTAACATGGGATTTGACTGCTTTATATGAAACAAAGGAAGATTTTGAAAAGGCTGTTGAAAAAACAAAAGCAGCTGTAGCTAAATTTTGCAAAGATTATGAAAAACACTTAACCGATGCCGCAACAATCACAGCTGCTTTAAAAGATTATGAAAAAATCATGCAAGCTGTTTCTTCAATAAATCATTATGCTTTCTTGCCAGAAGCTACTGATCTTACGAATCCGGCTAATACGGAACTTTCTCGTTCTGTAAATAATTTATTGGCGGAAATGGAAGCTAAGTTAGCTTTTTTCGATTCTGCATTAATGGCAAACGATACTGCACTGCTCAATCAAGTGGCTGAGGTAGAACCAGCTTTTGCACCTTATGTGCGCCACCTCAAAGAAAAGAAACGTGTTCAATTAGATCCGGCAGTAGAGAAAGCTCTAGCGCAACTTGGTCCAGTGTTAAGCGCGCCGGAATCGATTTACGAACAAGCTCGTTTAGCCGATATGGATTTTGGTACATTTTCTGTCAATGACAAAGAGTACCCTTTAAGTTTTGTTTTATACGAAGACTATTACATGTACCACGCAGATACCGCTGTTCGACGTGCAGCCTTTGATAAATTTTCTGCCGTCTTGGCGGATTATCAAAATGTTGTTGCTGAAACGTACTATACCCAATTGCAAAAAGAGAAAACGTTAGCTACCATGCGCGGTTTCGATTCTATTTTTGATTACTTGCTATTTGATCAAGAAGTAGAACGTGATTTATACAATCGCCAAATCGATACGATCATGAAAGACTTGGCTCCTGTGATGCAAAAATATATCACGCATATTAAAGAGGTAAATGGGTTAGACAAAATGACTTATGCAGATTTAAAAATTGATTTGGACCCGGATTATGCTATAGAAGTAACGGTTGAAAAATCCAAAGAATTAGTAGCGGATGCATTAAGTGTTTTGGGACAAGATTATGTAGATCGTATTTTAAAAGCTTATCCCGAACGGTGGGTAGACTTTGCTCAAAATAAAGGAAAATCAACTGGCGGATTCTGTACCAGCCCTTATGGCAAGCACCCTTATATTTTAATGTCGTGGACCAATCAATTGTCTGATGTCTATACTTTGATCCATGAATTTGGTCATGCCGGACAAGGGTTATTATCGGCTGAAGCCAACTCTATTCTTGGCGAGAATCCATCACTTTATTTAATCGAAGCACCGTCCACTTTTAATGAGTTGTTATTGACCGATTTATTGAAACGACAAAGCAAAGATGAACGGATGGAGCGTTTTGCCTTAACGAATATGCTGACAAATACGTACTTCCATAACTTTATTACTCATTTGTTGGAAGCAGCGTACCAAAGAGAAGTCTACCAATTAATTGATGATGGCAAAGGTTTTGACGCAGCGAAATTAAGCGAAATCAAACGGTCTGTGTTGACGCAATTCTGGGGAGATGCTGTGGAGATCAATCCAGGAGCAGAATTAACTTGGATGCGTCAAAGCCATTACTATATGGGGTTATATTCTTATACGTATTCGGCAGGATTAACGATTGCAACACAAGCATTCTTACGGATCAAAGAAGAGGGGCAGCCAGCTGTTGAGCAATGGTTAACTTTTTTAGCATCAGGTGATCAATTTAAACCCGCTGAAGCAGCACAACTTGCGGGTGTGGATATCACAACCTCTCAACCGTTGAATGATACCATTGCGTATCTAAATGAATCAGTAGACCGAATCATCGATTTAAGTAAAAAAATCAATTAA
- a CDS encoding DUF975 family protein — translation MCLSVKKFRVKGTVGLENYKRRAELKQEVKDLFRGRWKDAVLLNLVPTILLIIVSIIGIIAVIGAMNLSMDVSAGYPQNYGISYSDNTGTSTGSGIIATLITTGISFTFLDWLRKPELRIQPFKNAFQVFSKKYFLRVVLIYIIVSIFTFLWTLLFIIPGIIKSYSYSQAYFIYKDQMEHSEGEKPSALDCITESRRLMDGHKWEYFILQLSFIGWGLLSLLTLGIGFLWLNPYMNATYAAFYDNLSQNYYGNDEIEVF, via the coding sequence ATGTGCTTATCTGTAAAAAAGTTCAGAGTGAAAGGAACGGTTGGATTGGAAAATTATAAAAGAAGAGCTGAATTGAAACAAGAGGTTAAGGATCTCTTTCGAGGGAGATGGAAAGATGCTGTTTTGCTGAATCTAGTACCAACCATACTACTAATAATAGTGAGTATCATTGGGATAATAGCTGTCATTGGAGCGATGAATCTATCTATGGATGTCTCAGCTGGTTATCCGCAAAATTACGGTATCAGCTATTCTGATAATACAGGAACTAGTACGGGCAGCGGTATTATTGCTACATTGATTACGACTGGAATTTCCTTTACTTTCTTAGACTGGTTGCGAAAGCCAGAATTGCGTATTCAACCGTTTAAAAATGCTTTTCAAGTTTTCTCAAAGAAGTATTTTTTAAGAGTTGTTCTCATTTACATTATTGTTTCGATTTTTACGTTTCTTTGGACGTTGCTCTTTATTATCCCAGGTATTATTAAAAGTTACTCTTATTCTCAGGCTTACTTTATTTATAAAGACCAGATGGAACATTCTGAAGGCGAAAAACCATCCGCACTAGATTGTATTACTGAAAGCAGAAGATTGATGGATGGACATAAATGGGAATATTTCATCTTGCAATTAAGTTTTATTGGTTGGGGACTGCTTAGCCTTCTAACTTTAGGAATCGGGTTCTTATGGCTAAACCCTTATATGAATGCAACTTATGCAGCTTTTTATGATAACTTATCTCAAAATTATTACGGAAATGACGAGATAGAAGTATTTTAA